A DNA window from Setaria viridis chromosome 2, Setaria_viridis_v4.0, whole genome shotgun sequence contains the following coding sequences:
- the LOC117842021 gene encoding mediator of RNA polymerase II transcription subunit 10b, with translation MDNAAPNPSAAAAAAGNGVQASGTAGGERPEDASKQNLAQVTSSIQKTLGLLHQLNLTVSSFNSASQLPLLQRLNALVAELDTMQKLAEGCNIQVPMEVVNLIDDGKNPDEFTRDVLNSCIAKNQITKGKTDAFKSLRKHLLEELEQAFPEDVEQYREIRATSAAEAKRLAQSQSSLPNGDVKVKAEH, from the exons ATGGACAACGCCGCCCCGAACCCTTccgcggctgccgcggcggcaggGAACGGCGTCCAAGCGTCGGGGaccgccggcggggagcggccCGAGGACGCGTCGAAGCAGAACCTGGCGCAGGTGACGAGCTCGATCCAGAAGACGCTGGGCCTGCTCCACCAGCTCAACCTCACCGTCTCCTCCTTCAACTCCGCCTCCCAGCTCCCCCTTCTCCAGCGCCT GAACGCGCTCGTGGCGGAGCTTGACACGATGCAGAAGCTCGCGGAGGGGTGCAACATCCAGGTGCCCATGGAGGTCGTCAA TTTGATTGACGACGGGAAGAATCCTGACGAGTTTACAAGGGACGTGCTCAATAGCTGCATCGCCAAGAACCAGATCACCAAGGGCAAGACTGACGCTTTCAAG AGCCTACGGAAGCATCTCCTTGAAGAGCTTGAACAAGCTTTCCCCGAGGATGTAGAACAATACAGGGAGATACGTGCTACTTCTGCTGCT GAGGCAAAGCGGTTGGCTCAGTCCCAGAGCAGTTTGCCTAATGGAGATGTCAAAGTGAAAGCTGAGCACTGA